The Geoalkalibacter subterraneus genome contains the following window.
GTTTCCCTACGTGCTCCTGCCCCCGCTCCTGCCTTGGCAGATGCTGTTCAGGTGACTGCCGTTGAAATCCGCGATGGGCGCGCCGCTATTTTGACCAACGGTCCCATCGACAAGTATCGTTATTTCAACCTCAGCACCCCGCCTCGCCTGGTGCTCGACATTTTTGGCGTCAAGCCTTCTTTCCGTGAACGCGAGCTGCCGGGGGCCAGAGGTTTCGACCGTGTCCGTGTCGGCACCTATGACGACAAGACCCGCTTTGTATTTGACGCAGGAGGCAGTGACCTGCCTTCCTACGAAGTTTCCCCTGCAGATGAGGGGCTCATGGTGACCTGGACTCCCGATGAAAGGGTGCCCATGGCGGAGCAGCCTTCTCCGGAGCCGGAAATCGAAATGGTGGAATCCACCCGGGAGCCGCAGGCGGCGCAAAGCAGGCCTGAGCCTGTTGCTGCTCCGACAGAGGAGCCTGAGCCCAAGTCTGAACCTGTGGTGTCATCCGAACCGGAGGTGGGCGAAAATGACGCTCCGAAAGCAGAGCCAAAACCGGTTTCCGCGCGTCAGGTCGCGGAGGTTGAGGTTAACGCCAAACCCGCTCCGGTGACCGAACGTATGACACAAGCGCCGGTACAGGTAGAAGATATCTCTTTTGCCATCGAAGGAGATCTTTCCGTCCTGACCGTAGATCTCTCCGCCCCCGCCCAGGTCAGCAATCCCATCAAGCGCGGCAATGTCGTCCTGTTCGGCCTTGATCACGCTACCATCAAGCGGTCTCTGCGCCGCGTGATCGACACATCTGCGTTCCCCAGCGCACTTGAAATGATCACGCCCTATACCGTCAATCGCGGAACGGTACAGGATGTGCGATTTGCCGCCCGTCTCAAAGGGGATGTGCCCTATCGCCTCAAACAGCGTGGGGATCAACTTATTTTCGAAGTTGAGAACGGTGAATTTGCGAAGACGGGCGAGGCGGCAGCTCAAATTGAATTGAAGGGGGCGCAATCGTCCACCAGAGTTGTGGCCGCCCATGCGCCTGTCCCTGCAATTGACAGCGGGGAGAAGACGGCCCCTAAAAGCCTCGCAACCCAGGCTCTTTTCGGGGAAGAATCACAGGTTTCTGCGCCGTCTTACAGCGGCGACCGGATCTCCCTGGTGTTTGACAACGCTGATGTACGCAATCTGCTGCAGCTTATCGCCGAGGTTAGCGATCTCAACATCATCGCCTCTGAAGAGGTCAGCGGCAACGTCAGTATCCGGCTCATCGACGTTCCGTGGGACCAGGCCCTCGATGTGATTCTCGATATCAAGCAGCTCGGGATGATTCGTGAAGGCAATGTAGTGAGGATCCTGCCGAAGAGCAAGATCCGCGAGATGGAAGAGGCGGTGCTCACCGCCGCACGCAACAAGAGCGAACTTGAACCGCTGGTGACCCGGGTTTTCAGTGTCAGCTACACTGACCTTGCGAATGTAGCTGCCCCCTTGCGCGATGTCATGAGTGAGCGGGGCCGATTGACCCAGGATCCACGCAACAAGCAGATTATCGTAAAAGATACCCCTTCGGTTATGGAAGAGATTGAAGGTCTCGTTGAGATCCTTGATACTCCCGAACGCCAAGTGATGATTGAGGCGCGGATTGTTGAGGCCAGTTCCGATTTTACCCGTGATCTTGGAGTCAACTGGGGAATCAGCAGTGCAAGTAACCTCGACCCTGGAATCAACCGTGAATCTTTTAATGCCGGGATCGGCGGTAATTTCCTTGTGAATCTCCCGACGGCGGGTGATCCTTCAACAACCGCAGGTCTTGGCGTACGATTCGGTGAAATTCTGATCGATAATACGGTTATCGATTTACGCCTCAGCGCCCTTGAATCCTCGGGGCACGGCAAGATTATCTCCCGCCCGCGAGTATCAACCCTCAATGGTCAGGAAGCGGTGATTACCCAGGGGACGACGATCCCTTACCAGACTTCAGGTGCTGATGGGCCCAAGACAGAGTTTGTTGATGCCACCCTCGAACTTAAAGTAATCCCCGTCATTAATCCTGATAACAGCATCATTATGGAGATCGAGGCCAGCAACAGTACTCCAGGGCAGACCTTTACAAATGCCGATTTGCCTGGGATCAACAAAAAAGAGGCCAAGACCAAGGTGCTGGTTTACGACGGGGACACCACGGTATTGGGCGGGATCTTTGTTGAAGACGACAGCGAAACCGAATCCGGTGTCCCTTGGTTGATGAATGTGCCGTTTTTAGGACGTTTTTTCAAATCGACCAATGTCGAAAAGCGTCGCTCGGAATTGCTGATCTTCATCACCCCGCGTATTCTTGAATAGGGCCGACCGGCATCTTTTCGCATACGCGATAAAATGACAATACAGAAACAGGACAGGTCCTCCCCTGTCCTGTTTCTGTATTCAGAGATCAGGATACAAATGTCTTCAACCAGAAGGGAAAATCTTTTTTTGATCGGATTTATGGGGGCCGGCAAGACCACCGTCGGGAAGGTTCTTGCCGAGAAGCTGGGTTGGTGTTTTATGGATCTTGATCAGGTCATCGAGCAGCGCTCGGAGAAAAGGATTTCGGAGATTTTCGCCGAGCAGGGCGAAAGGTTTTTTAGAGACATGGAGTCGCAAGTGTTGTCCGAGGTGTCGACAAATGCCCATACCGTGGTTGCGACAGGCGGTGGCGTGATCGGTCGTGAAAAAAACAGGCACCTGATGCGCAATACTGGTATTGTGGTTTTTCTCGATGTGCCCTGGAAGCAGTTGCTTGAGCGCATCGAAGAAGGGCAGGGGCGGCCGCTTGCCGAGGGAGAGGATGCCATGCAGCGATTAACCTCCCTGTTTGAGCAGCGCCTCCCCCTTTATCGGATGGCCGACCTGGTGATCGACTGCAGCGGGCAATCGCCGCAGGATCTGGCGGAGGGGATTGTTTCCCGGCTGAACGAAACGAAGTTATTCCTGAATTGATGTGATGGGTTGATTCGATGTCGAATGATAACGGAGTAAAATTGATCGAAGTTGGATTGGGGGAGCGGTCCTATCCGATCTGGATCGGAAGCGGTGTCCTTCCGAGGCTGGGCGAAGCTTTGAAGCGGGTTTCTTTTCCCCGGCGGATTGCGGTGGTGACCAACGAAACCGTCGCCCCGCTTTATGGTGAGCAGGTCCTGTCGGCATTGCGCCAAAGCAGCTTCGCCGCGGAGTTGATTGTCCTGCCGGATGGGGAAGAGCATAAAAATCTCGAATCGCTCAATTTTATTTTCGACGAACTGATTACGCGCGGCTTTGATCGAGGAACCGGCCTGATCGCCCTGGGGGGCGGCGTGATCGGCGATCTGGCCGGCTTTGCCGCCGCCACCTACCTGCGTGGTATCCCTTTTGTGCAGGTGCCGACCACGCTTCTGGCTCAGGTCGACAGTTCCGTGGGCGGGAAAACCGCCATCAACCACCGTCTCGGTAAAAACCTGGTCGGCGCCTTTTACCAGCCGCGTCATGTTCACATCGACGTCGACACGCTGGCAACTCTGCCGGAGCGCGAGTTCAGGGCCGGTTGTGCGGAGATCGTCAAGTATGGCGTGATTCGCGACGGAGACTTTTTCGAATGGCTCGAAGACAACGCGCAGCGTATTGGTGAACGCGATCCTGCCTGCCTGATCCATGCCGTTCGCATTTCTTGCCAAATAAAAGCGGATATTGTAGAAATTGACGAGAAAGAAGGCGGTCTCAGGGCGATTCTCAACTACGGACATACCCTGGGGCACGCCGTCGAACTGCTCAGCGGCTATGGAAAGGTGCGGCACGGCGAAGCCGTGGCCATCGGCATGGTCGCGGCGGCGACGGTCTCATCCCGGTTGGGGCATTGCAGCTCCGCGGATGTGGAGCGAATCAGGCGGCTCCTGAGCGCTCTGGGTCTGCCTGTGCGCCTGCCTGATTTTGCCGCGTCCGATTATCTGGCTGCGCTTTCCCGCGACAAGAAGGTTCAGGACGGCAGGCTCCGCATGATTTTCAATCGTGGTATCGGTGACTGTCTGATTGAGGATGTCGCCGACCCTGAACGGACAATCGCTCCGGTTCTCGACTCCCTCAGGAACGAGGTGGATCAATGAGCACACGCAGCATGGAGGAAAGCTGGTTCCAGGAACTGGCTCGCAAGCTGGTGTCCCTGGCAGATAACCCGGATGATGCATCTACTTTTGAGAGCCTGGCAGAAAAGCTGGTCGAGGTGGAGTGTCGGAAGGAAGCGTTGGAACTGACCCGCGCCGGATTGACCCGCGTCCCGCAAAGCCCTGGACTGGCATTTCTTGAAGCCCGGCTGCTTTCTGAAGAAGGGGATGTACAGGGAGCCTGGAACGCCGTGGGGCGCTTGCTCGAGATCGATCCGAAGAATACCCGGGGGCTTTGGCTGAAAGCCCGGCTGGGCCTTCGCCTGGAGAAGAAGGATGAGGCGATTCGGGCAGCACGAATGTTGCTGAGCCTCGAGCCTGACCACCCGGAAGCCCGCGCCCTGCTTTCGAAGATGGCTCCCGAGGAGCATGAAAAAAATGTGGCTGGGGGCAAGGGGGGCGCTGAAACGGGGCGCCGCACCATTACCACCGCAACCCTGGCCGAAATCTATGTCAAGCAGGGATATCTGAATAAGGCGGTTCATGTCTATCGTGAACTGTTGGAGGCCGAGCCTGGCAACGAGCGGTTGGCGCAGCGGCTCAAGGAGTTGGAACTGCAGATCGCCGGACCGGCTCCGACCAGCCCGACGGAACCTTCTGAGCCGGCGCCTCCGGAACTTTCCCGGGAGGAGAAACTCCTGAACGTATTTGAGAGCTGGCTTACCGCTATTGGCCAAAGGAGATCGCATGTTCACTGATATGCTGCGCCGGTTCGTCGAGCAGTGTCCCGGAGCGGTCGGGGCCGTTCTGATGGGTTATGACGGTATCGCCGTCGATCAGTATTATCTGCCGGTGGAGAGGGTTGATCTGGGAATGGTGGCTGTGGAATACGCCAACGTTCTCAAGGAGATCAGAAATGCCGCGGAAATTCTGAAGACCGGAGAGCTGCGGGAAGTTTCCATCGTCTCTAAATCCTACCAGGTTCTGATTCGCACCCTGGGGGATGAATATTTTATCGGGTTGACCCTCAAACGTGAAGGCAATGCCGGCAAGGGGCGCTACCTGCTGCTGCGCGACGCACCTGAAATCCAGGCCGCCCTGGCTTGAAAAGAGATGGAATCCAATGAAAATTCTTGTCGTCAATGGGCCTAATCTCAATCTCCTCGGCACTCGGGAGCCTGAAATCTACGGGACGAAAACTCTCGATGATGTGATGGAGAGTCTCCAGAAAACCGGCCTTGACCTGGGGGCTGAAGTGCGCTGGTTTCAATCCAATCACGAAGGGGCCTTGATTGATCGCATTCAGGCTGCACGGGATGATGGAACAGAGGGGCTGATTCTCAACCCCGGCGGCCTGACGCACACAAGCGTCTCTTTGCGTGACTGCATCTCTGGCGTCAGCCTGCCGACGATCGAGGTCCACCTTTCGAATATCCATGCCCGCGAAACCTTTCGCCATCATTCTTTCATTGCTCCGGTCGCTGCGGGTCAGATCGTGGGACTCGGAGCACTGGGTTATGAACTGGCACTGCGTGCATTGATCCAGGGCGTACGTTAATTCTTTGCCGGACAAGGCCGTTTCATGATAGAAAACAGAATCCTTTCTCTTCGGCAGATACTGCGTGATGAGGGGGTTGACGCTCTTTTGTTGTGGAGTCTGCCCAACATCCGCTATGTCACCGGTTTTACCGGTAGCGACGCGGTGGTTGTGGTGACTGCGAAGAGTGTTTTTTTTCTGACGGATTCGCGCTATGTTTCCCAGGCTCAACAGCAGGTCAGGGTCGATGAAATCCGCGAGTACAAGGTTAAAACCGACGGCGTCGGTTCTCTGATAGCAGAGATTGGCTGTCCCCGGGTAGGCTTCGAGGGCGAAGCTGTTTCCGTCGCAATTTTTAACAAGTTACGCAGCCAGAGCGCTGACAACCTGGCATGGGTTCCTCTGGATGAGCGCTTTTCCCGTCTGCGCGGGATCAAGTCTTTATCTGAGCTTGAGTTTCTTGAAAACGCGGCAGGGCTTCACCAGGAGGCGCTGGAGGAGATTCTGCCCCGAATCCGTCCGGGTGTCACCGAGCGTGATGTTGCCTTTGCGCTGGAAATCGCCCTGCGCCGCCGTGGAGGCGAGGATCGGGCGTTCGATTTCATTGTCGCGTCCGGCCCTCGAGGGGCGTTGCCCCATGGCGTTGCGAGCGACAAACAGCTGGCGTCCGGGGAGCTGGTGACGATCGATTTCGGTACACGTATCGGTGGTTACTACTCGGATGAAACAGTGACCCTTGCTCTTGGCGAGGTCGACCCGAAGCTGCGTCGGATATACGATTGCGTACTCGAGGCTCATGATCGCGCCATTGAAGCCATTCGGCCCGGTGCTGAACTCAAGGTTATTGACGCCGTTGCACGCGAGTATATCGCCGAGTGCGGTTACGGCGACTATTTCGGGCATGGTCTTGGCCACGGGGTCGGTTTGCAGGTGCACGAATTTCCCACTCTGTCGCCGCGATCGCGCGACCGTGTCGAAGAGGGAATGGTTTTTACCGTAGAACCCGGTATTTATGTGCCGGATCTGGGTGGGGTCCGAATCGAGGACATGGTGACGGCGACGGCAGGCGGTTCACGGCGGCTGACGCGCATCTCCAAAGAATTTCGGACTCTGCCTTTCGACTGACCGCTTTTGCGGAATCTATTTTTTTCAAGGAGGACGTGTGGATGGAAATTAAAGATCTTAAAGCTTTGATCAAGATGATCACCGATACCGACATTACCGAGTTCGAAATGGAGAACGAGGAAGAGAAAATACTGATCAAACGCGGCAAGGAGCAGGAAGTGATTCATGTTTCAAGTCCCGCCGCGCCTCAATATATGCAACCCGCTCCACAGGCACCTGCGGCACCCGCTTCGGCTGCCGCTCCTGTTCCTGAAGAGGCCGCCTCTGCGGCTAAGGACGCATACGAAGCGATCACCTCTCCGATTGTCGGGACCTTTTATCGCGCACCTGCGCCGGATGCCGATCCTTATGTCGAAGTCGGATCCATTGTTGAGAAAGGGCAGGTGCTCTGCATTGTTGAAGCGATGAAGCTGATGAATGAGATCGAGGCCGAGTTCAAGTGCAAGGTGATCGAAATCGCCAAGCAGAACGCCGAGCCGGTTGAATTCGGAGATGTCCTGTTCCGGGTGGAGCGACTGTAGGCCGTGAGCAGTCAGGTCTAACCTCCGTGTGTCATTGATCACTGGTCAACGGGAGACTCCAATGTTCAACAAAATACTGATCGCTAATCGCGGCGAAATCGCCATCCGTGTGATCCGGGCCTGCAAGGAACTCGGCATCAAAACAGTGGCCGTTCACAGCGATGTCGATAGCGAATCACTGCATGTTAAGTTGGCCGATGAGAGCATCTGCATCGGCTCTGCACCCAGTGCGCATAGTTACCTCAATATCAAGGCCATTATCAGCGCGGCCGAAGTCACAGACTCCAGTGCCATTCATCCCGGCTACGGGTTTCTGTCTGAAAACGCCGAATTCGCAGAAATCTGCGGGAATTGCGGAATTACCTTTATCGGTCCGTCGCCTCAAAGCATGCGGCTGATGGGGGATAAGATCAGCGCCCGGCAGACGGTGACCAAAGCGGGCGTGCCGATTCTGCCCGGCACGACCGAAGGGGTGAAGTCGGCAGATGAAGCGAAGAAGATCGCCGCCGAGATCGGTTACCCGGTCATTATCAAGGCCACTGCCGGCGGTGGCGGACGCGGCATGAAGGTGGTTCATTCGCCGGCATCCCTGCCCAATGCTTTTGCCACGGCTCGCGCTGAAGCGCAATCCGGCTTCGGTAATCCGGACGTCTATATCGAGAAATTCTGCGAACGTCCGCGCCATGTTGAAATCCAGATCATGGCCGACAAGCACGGCAACGTGATTCATCTGGGCGAACGCGACTGCTCCATTCAGCGCCGCCACCAGAAACTGATCGAGGAAGCGCCCTGCCCGGTGCTGACCGCCGACTTGCGCAAGCGTATGGGCGATTGCGCTGTGGCGGCGGCCAAGGCGGTGGATTATTCCAGCGTCGGCACCATCGAGTTCCTGCTCGATCAGGACAAAAACTTCTACTTCATGGAAATGAACACCCGGGTACAGGTTGAACATCCCGTGACCGAGATGGTGACCGGGGTCGATATCATTCAGGAACAGATTCGCATTGCCGCCGGTCAGCCTCTGCGCTACAAGCAGTCGGACATCAAGATCAAGGGGCATGCGATCGAATGCCGCATCAACGCGGAAGATCCTGAAAAATTCACCCCCTGTCCCGGCAAGATCGACGGCTATCATCCCCCCGGGGGGCTTGGAGTGCGGGTGGACAGCGGCGTGTACGACCAGTATAAAGTGCTGCCCCATTATGATTCGATGATCGGCAAGCTCATCGTTCATGCCGATACGCGCGAAGAGGCCATTCGCCGCATGTCCCGCGCACTCGATGAGTACATCATCGACGGGATCAAGACCACGATCCCCTTCCATCAGAAGATCATGAAGAGTCGTGAGTTTATCGAGGGTGATGTCGATACGGGATTCCTCGAACGCGTGATCCTGTAACATTCGCAGAACAATTAAGGGCCGGCACTGCCGGCCTTTTTTTATCGACGAGGTTCGCTTTTGCAATCATGGCGGCTGATTCGCAATGAACCCATGAGCGGCGCATTGAATATGGCCGTTGATGAGGTGCTGCTTGATGAGGTGGCACAGGCGCGCAGTGCACCGGTTGTGAGGCTCTACCGCTGGCAGCCTGCGGCGGTCAGCCTGGGCTATGCTCAAAGGGGTGAAGGGCAGGTGAGTTTCGAGGCCTGTCGTCGGCACGGCATCGATGTGGTCAGGCGCCTGACCGGCGGACGTGCCGTCCTGCATCAACGGGAAATCACTTATGCGGTGATCGCGCGAGAGGATACGCCTCCATTCTCTTCCTCGATTCTCGATAATTATCGTTTGATTGCTGATGCTCTTCTTGCTGCTTATAGGAGCCTTGAGGTCCAATGTACCCTTGAACCCAGGCGTCGACGGACCGAATATGTGCGTGAGGCGTCCAATGTCTGTTTCGCGGCCCCATCAAGCTACGAAATTGTTCGCAGCGGGCGCAAATTGACCGGAAGTGCCCAGAAGAGGCAAGGTGGCGCTTTTCTGCAGCATGGTTCGCTGCCCCTGGAGATGGACCTGGATTTGCTGTGGGAGGTTCTTTCCCCTGCGGAGCAGGACCCAGACTCGGGAGAAAAGGGGCGCAGGGTTCTGGAAGAAAGTGTGGACTGGATCAATCGTCTGCGCAGCGAGCCTGTCAGCGACACACAGGTTGAAAAGGCACTCATCCATTCATTTGTCGATTGCCTTCCCATTCGGCTGAAGGAAGATTGCCTGCGGGAGCATGAATGGGCGCGTGCCGGCAATCTCGCTTCAACAAAATACGCAAAGAGCTGGGAATGAAAAATACTTTGAAAAAGCCCTGTCGCCCGCGCTATCATTTTGCGGTTGAACTCTCAACCTTTCTCTGGTGAACGCGATCTGTTTGATGCCCGCAGAGCTTATGATGACGCCCTCGATCAGATTGCGCTTCTGGTCCGTTATGACCAGCCAGTTGCCCCGGAGGATCCCGAATTGGAACGAAAACCTGTTTATTTCAGTGAAGAGCCGGGCTTTGCCGCTGCTGTGCGGCAAAGCCCGGAAATTATGCAGCAGCTGCGGCGCATCGAACGGCTCGATATCGAGGGGGAGGTGGCGCGCAACCAGGTTCTGCCCCGTGTGGACCTGGCCGCCGAATATTCTCATCGAGGGTTTGATGAACGCTACGCCGATACGGTCGGTGATCTGGCCGATGACGATCTGGCCAACTGGCAGGTCGGGGTTGAGTTGTCCTGCCCGGTTGCCAATCGCGCGGCCCGTAATGAATTGACGCGGGTCCGTCTGCTTAGAAGGCAGCAAAGCGTGCGGCTCAACCAACTCAAGGAAGAGGTTCGCACCGAAATCCGCGCCGCGCTGGCCGACTACAACAATGCTGTGACCGATTATCTGCGGGTCAGCGGTCTTTTGCTTGAGCAGGCGGGGGTGCGTTTTATTGCCCAGGTTCGCAAGGATGAGGATGGCCCGCTGCTGGGAATGGAGACACCATGACCCTCAACGTCGGGCACATCGCCTATCTCAACTGCGTTCCTTTCTTTCATTACCTGCGTGAGGTCGGTTTCGACGGAAACATCGTGCAGGGCGTCCCGTCCCAGCTCAATGCCATGCTGGCTGAAGGAAAGCTCGATCTCAGCCCTTCGTCCTCCTTTGAATACGGACTGCACTGGCAGAAGTATGTGCTGCTTCCCGATCTGTCCATCAGCTCCAAAGGCCCCGTCCAGAGCGTTCTGCTGTTCTCCCCATGCTCCCTGGAAGAATTCGAGGGCTGTCAGGTCGCTCTAACCGGAGAGTCGGCCACCTCCGTCAACCTGCTCAAAATTCTTCTCAAGGAGTTCGTCGGTCTGCGCGAAGTCGATTTCCAGGTGCCGCAAAAGCCGGTCGAAGAATGCATCCAACAGAGACAACCGGCCCTTCTCATTGGCGACCGCGCCCTGAAGATGAGCAAACGCTGCCCACCGGGGTGTCGGATTTATGACCTGGGTGAACTCTGGTATCAGTACACAGGCAAGCCTTTTGTCTTCGCGCTGTGGATCGTGCGGCGCGAAGCGGTGGAAAACAAGCGCCGGGAGTTGAATCTTTTAAAAGAAAAATTGAAGAGATCCCTTGAAAAATCCCTGAAAGACAAAAAGCCTCTGGCGATGGCTGTCTCCGACAACTTAAGTTTGACCGTCTCTGAAATAACCGAATACTGGACAATCATGGATTACAGGCTCGAAAAAGACCATATCGAAGGGCTCGAGCTTTATTTTGATTTGTGCCATTTGCATGGGCTTTTGCCGGATAAGCCTCAGATTGATTTTTTCTGCTGACTACAACAGGAGCAAAAAATCTCAAACTCCTTCATTTTGAAAATCTTTTTCTGTAATCCTCCAGAATCTGCGCATGGTCAAAACACAACGGTGCGGGCAGGTCATCAAGGGAAAACAGCCTGGCCCTCGCCGCATCGTCTCCTCCATAGGGCGTGCCCTGCGCATCGGCAATAAAGACGAAAGAGATGTTGTGCTGGCGCGGGTCGCGCTGCGGGTCGGAATAGGCGCGAAACTGTCGGAGATTCTCGACCTTCAATCCAGTTTCCTCCAGCGCCTCGCGTTCAGCAGCGGTCTCGAGACTCTCACCGTAATCGACGAAACCGCCCGGCAGCGCCCACCCTCGCGGTTCATTGGCACGTTCTATGAGAACAATCTGGTCGTCGATGCGGATAATGATGTCCACGGTCGGAAAGGGGTTGCGAAAAGTCTTAACCGCTGCACCACAATTCGGGCATGTCAAAATTTCACCGGCCATGCTCTATTCTCCTCATTGTCAGGTTTTTTGTTGACAGTATAAAACCAATCTGGTTCAAATAACACCCTGTTGGGCCCGGGTGGTGGAATTGGTAGACACAAGGGACTTAAAATCCCTTTCTATTATTAGAGTGCGGGTTCGAGTCCCGCCCCGGGCACCACCGAATAAAGCAGAATCGGACACTTAGCTGGTTCTGCTTTTTCTTTTTTAGTTTGAAGTAGAAACCCACACCCTGTGGGTGTGGTGATGTGGACTGGCTACGCCGGTCCCGAATGGGTATGGCTGAAAGCCGCTCACTGTTATTCTTTCTTTCGAGTTGTGCCGCAACATCGAAAAGAAAGGAGAAAACAGTGAGCAGCCGATTTCGTAAGTTATCACACTCGATATGGCACTGCCAGTATCACATCGTTTGGGTCCCAAAGTACCGGTTTCGGATTTTGCAGGGAAAAGTGAAAGAGGCCGTTGAATCAGGTATTCATGCGATATGTGGCTATTCCGGTTGTGAAGTCGTGGAGTTGAATGTTCAGCCCGATCATGTCCATCTGGTTGTGATGATCCCGCCCAAGGTGTCGATCTCGAACTTTCTGGGGCGGTTAAAAGGGCAGACGTCGATGAAACTGTTTCAGCAGTTTCGGCATTTGCGGAAGAAACCCTATTGGGGCAACCACTTTTGGGCCAAGGGCTATTGCGTTGATACCGTCGGCATGGATGCGGACATGATACGCAAGTATGTCCGCTATCAGGACAAGCAAGAGCGGCAAATGGAGCAACTTCAGTTGGGAGATTGAGGACAGGACCGCGGCACAACTCCAGCCCGCCCCCTTGGGGGCAGGGCCAGCCCCCCTATGGGGGGCGAACTACAAAGCCACGTCCTGTGGGCGTGGATTCTTTACTTATTCAATTTTAACCACAAACCCCGAAAAGCGCCGCGATTGTACCCCGTAGTGTCCCAAAATTCCCCCCCATTATTTCTTGTTACTTTCTATTAGCACCCCACTGCGGCCCAAAATTCAGATACTTACAGACATGACACATGGTCAACGAAATCTGACTGAAGAACAGGTTGGCGGCCAACCCGACTGTGGTGATATGCATCAGGATAATCATGCCGGGGATGTAGGTCCCGATCGAGACCCAGAGCAGATATGAAAGGCGAACCTGTACGGGAAAGGCGTCAAACCGGAAGCGGAACAACCCGAGGAATAAGAGAGCGTGGAAAGTTGAGAGAAAAACCACCCAAGGATAGAAAGAGCGGTCGAAGAGACCACCGAGGAGGAGGAGTCAGGTGAGCAGCCAGGGCGGAGCATAAAATTGCTTGAGCCGGAAAAGTTCACCGTTCTTCCCGGCAAAGGCGTCGATGCCGTAGTCGGGGGCAAAGAAGTCACCATAGGGAATCGCTCCATTCTGAACGACCATGGCATCTCTCTGGATTCCTCTTTTATCAACCTTGTCGATCAACAGAACGAGGCCGGCCGCAGCGTGGTGCTGATGGCGATGAACAAAAAGGTGGTCGGGGCCCTGGCTCTGGCCGACAGGTTGCGGCCCGACTCCCGGGAAATTGTGGCACGTCTGGCAGGGTTCGGGAAAAAGATCTCCCTGTTGACCGGCGACTCGCAGGCGATCGCAGGGAAGATATCTCGGCAGGTCGGCATCGATGACTACTGCGCCAACCTTCTGCCCGAAGGCAAGATGAAGGCGGTTGAAGAGTATGAGAGACCAGGCCAGAGGGTCTGCATGGTGGGGGACGGCATCAACGATGCGCCTGCTCTGAAGGCGGCAAGCATCGGTATCGCCATGGCAGGAATCGGCAGCGACATCGCAGCCGATTCCGCCGACATTATCCTGGTCAAGGATGACCTCTCCAAGCTGCCTTACATCACGGCGCTGGCCACGGCGGTTTCGCAAAAAATAAAACAGAATATCGTCCTGTCGCTCAGCATGAATTTC
Protein-coding sequences here:
- the aroB gene encoding 3-dehydroquinate synthase produces the protein MSNDNGVKLIEVGLGERSYPIWIGSGVLPRLGEALKRVSFPRRIAVVTNETVAPLYGEQVLSALRQSSFAAELIVLPDGEEHKNLESLNFIFDELITRGFDRGTGLIALGGGVIGDLAGFAAATYLRGIPFVQVPTTLLAQVDSSVGGKTAINHRLGKNLVGAFYQPRHVHIDVDTLATLPEREFRAGCAEIVKYGVIRDGDFFEWLEDNAQRIGERDPACLIHAVRISCQIKADIVEIDEKEGGLRAILNYGHTLGHAVELLSGYGKVRHGEAVAIGMVAAATVSSRLGHCSSADVERIRRLLSALGLPVRLPDFAASDYLAALSRDKKVQDGRLRMIFNRGIGDCLIEDVADPERTIAPVLDSLRNEVDQ
- a CDS encoding tetratricopeptide repeat protein — its product is MSTRSMEESWFQELARKLVSLADNPDDASTFESLAEKLVEVECRKEALELTRAGLTRVPQSPGLAFLEARLLSEEGDVQGAWNAVGRLLEIDPKNTRGLWLKARLGLRLEKKDEAIRAARMLLSLEPDHPEARALLSKMAPEEHEKNVAGGKGGAETGRRTITTATLAEIYVKQGYLNKAVHVYRELLEAEPGNERLAQRLKELELQIAGPAPTSPTEPSEPAPPELSREEKLLNVFESWLTAIGQRRSHVH
- the pilQ gene encoding type IV pilus secretin PilQ, which gives rise to MRCAASRLARFGYLIVVCAVFCGFSFPLNVARAEEQPAENSDVNRIVSVTVDADEKNPKVNIRTENPVGYRYTVYDTTDPARVVIDFPRMDVSDIESPLPVDVGPIQEIRAVSFDLTLGKLGRIEVLVDRKTDYRVKIDGNDFVMTFAEPSAPVEAPAAPQQVEKTEKTDKTEPVARQDSVSLRAPAPAPALADAVQVTAVEIRDGRAAILTNGPIDKYRYFNLSTPPRLVLDIFGVKPSFRERELPGARGFDRVRVGTYDDKTRFVFDAGGSDLPSYEVSPADEGLMVTWTPDERVPMAEQPSPEPEIEMVESTREPQAAQSRPEPVAAPTEEPEPKSEPVVSSEPEVGENDAPKAEPKPVSARQVAEVEVNAKPAPVTERMTQAPVQVEDISFAIEGDLSVLTVDLSAPAQVSNPIKRGNVVLFGLDHATIKRSLRRVIDTSAFPSALEMITPYTVNRGTVQDVRFAARLKGDVPYRLKQRGDQLIFEVENGEFAKTGEAAAQIELKGAQSSTRVVAAHAPVPAIDSGEKTAPKSLATQALFGEESQVSAPSYSGDRISLVFDNADVRNLLQLIAEVSDLNIIASEEVSGNVSIRLIDVPWDQALDVILDIKQLGMIREGNVVRILPKSKIREMEEAVLTAARNKSELEPLVTRVFSVSYTDLANVAAPLRDVMSERGRLTQDPRNKQIIVKDTPSVMEEIEGLVEILDTPERQVMIEARIVEASSDFTRDLGVNWGISSASNLDPGINRESFNAGIGGNFLVNLPTAGDPSTTAGLGVRFGEILIDNTVIDLRLSALESSGHGKIISRPRVSTLNGQEAVITQGTTIPYQTSGADGPKTEFVDATLELKVIPVINPDNSIIMEIEASNSTPGQTFTNADLPGINKKEAKTKVLVYDGDTTVLGGIFVEDDSETESGVPWLMNVPFLGRFFKSTNVEKRRSELLIFITPRILE
- the aroQ gene encoding type II 3-dehydroquinate dehydratase produces the protein MKILVVNGPNLNLLGTREPEIYGTKTLDDVMESLQKTGLDLGAEVRWFQSNHEGALIDRIQAARDDGTEGLILNPGGLTHTSVSLRDCISGVSLPTIEVHLSNIHARETFRHHSFIAPVAAGQIVGLGALGYELALRALIQGVR
- a CDS encoding shikimate kinase, with the translated sequence MIGFMGAGKTTVGKVLAEKLGWCFMDLDQVIEQRSEKRISEIFAEQGERFFRDMESQVLSEVSTNAHTVVATGGGVIGREKNRHLMRNTGIVVFLDVPWKQLLERIEEGQGRPLAEGEDAMQRLTSLFEQRLPLYRMADLVIDCSGQSPQDLAEGIVSRLNETKLFLN
- a CDS encoding roadblock/LC7 domain-containing protein, translated to MFTDMLRRFVEQCPGAVGAVLMGYDGIAVDQYYLPVERVDLGMVAVEYANVLKEIRNAAEILKTGELREVSIVSKSYQVLIRTLGDEYFIGLTLKREGNAGKGRYLLLRDAPEIQAALA